The following proteins are encoded in a genomic region of Corylus avellana chromosome ca4, CavTom2PMs-1.0:
- the LOC132177375 gene encoding uncharacterized protein LOC132177375, producing MDNGGKEREEEQDGMSVHSPCKAPPSSASSLPKEQSQVELELRLLEALEIYPPVKLQGIHRHFVLYGLMEFLRKSFDRHFSSDEVLQLLDRFYNLEMLKPDDEETEILNHEEDFCLPQSFFVKEES from the exons ATGGACAATGGAGGCAAAGAGAGGGAAGAGGAACAAGACGGCATGTCCGTACATTCTCCTTGCAAAGCCCCCCCTTCCTCTGCTTCTTCTCTCCCCAAG GAGCAATCACAGGTGGAATTGGAGCTTAGACTGTTAGAAGCTTTGGAAATTTATCCTCCGGTTAAACTACAAG GCATACATCGCCACTTTGTCCTCTATGGTTTGATGGAGTTTCTTCGGAAAAG CTTTGACCGACACTTCTCTTCTGATGAGGTCCTGCAGTTGCTGGATCGTTTCTACAACTTAGAAATGCTG AAACCAGATGATGAGGAGACGGAAATCCTGAATCATGAGGAAGATTTTTGCTTACCTCAAAGTTTTTTCGTCAAGGAAGAATCATAA
- the LOC132177373 gene encoding 14-3-3-like protein GF14 iota, whose product MSTEKERETQVYLAKLAEQAERYEEMVECMKNVARLDLELTVEERNLLSVGYKNVIGARRASWRIMSSIEQKEESKGNEQNVKLIKGYRQKVEEELSKICYDILSIIDKHLIPSSTSGEATVFYYKMKGDYYRYLAEFKTDQERKEAAEESLKGYEAASATANTDLPSTHPIRLGLALNFSVFYYEIMNSPERACHLAKQAFDEAIAELDTLSEESYKDSTLIMQLLRDNLTLWTSDLPEDGGEDNLKGEESKPAEAEH is encoded by the exons ATGTCGACGGAGAAGGAGAGGGAGACCCAGGTTTACCTGGCCAAGCTCGCCGAACAGGCCGAGCGTTATGAAG AAATGGTTGAGTGTATGAAAAATGTTGCAAGACTTGATCTTGAGCTGACTGTGGAGGAGAGGAATCTCCTCTCTGTGGGATACAAAAATGTCATTGGTGCTCGGCGAGCTTCTTGGCGCATTATGTCATCCATTGAGCAGAAGGAGGAGTCTAAGGGGAATGAGCAGAATGTTAAACTTATTAAGGGTTACCGCCAGAAGGTTGAGGAGGAACTCTCCAAGATTTGCTATGACATTCTTAGTATCATTGACAAGCACCTGATCCCCTCTTCCACTTCAGGAGAAGCCACGGTTTTTTACTACAAAAT GAAAGGAGACTATTATCGGTATCTTGCTGAGTTCAAGACTGACCAGGAAAGGAAAGAGGCAGCTGAGGAGTCATTGAAGGGATACGAG GCTGCTTCAGCCACTGCAAACACAGATCTTCCATCAACCCACCCAATTCGTCTTGGCCTTGCACTCAATTTCTCTGTCTTCTATTATGAGATAATGAATTCTCCTGAGAG GGCCTGCCATTTGGCTAAACAAGCTTTTGATGAGGCAATTGCGGAGCTGGACACCTTGAGTGAGGAGTCATACAAGGACAGCACCCTGATCATGCAGTTGTTGAGAGACAACCTCACTCTCTGGACCTCTGATTTGCCTGAAGATGGAG GTGAAGACAACCTCAAAGGTGAAGAGTCCAAACCTGCTGAAGCTGAG CATTGA